TACATCACGGGGTTTTATTTAATATGGAAATAATTTAAATACTCTCTTGTAATATTTTAATTGATCAGCTTGACACATTTTTAGTATTTGCGCGAAATCACCATATTATTTATTTCACTAACGGACTCGCCACTCACCAcagctggtgcttgtcagttcaccagaaggttgagcggaACTAGTACCGACACTCTGCTGCATATGAATATGCGGTTGTTgaacctcagcaacagaagaacaaggtcgggtatgcctgaccttagcagggacccatTCTCCATTGTCAAAGCTGTCTGTCGGGGTGCCACTCACTACAGGTTAAAatactcttcactagtgtacctttcagttgacattttggccaataaatCTATAGGTAACTAGTGCGACTCACTGGtgaaaaagcacctggttgtcagaggaATGTTTGTACCGCTACAAAAAAATTAACTGCTAGTGCTTGCAGGGATTAGGCTGACTCTGCTAAATTCTgcggttttgtgtactgtgttttgGAAGTGGCATAGATCttctgatactgcacttgggtgggctggtctgggcggaggggctaaacgcaggtcctggcaggtgtctgggctgatcctgctaacgccacGTTTTTGGGAACATtatactactggggacgctaatatcgatctgatcggatcaaagatattgatctgtccAGACACTATTctagtaatggaggtgtatgcgtgtgtgttagcgctactgataatcaaagggttaaatctgACACTTTCTGGGATTATCGCTAACTGATGCTGACACCTAACTGATGCTGACACTAACTAGCTAATTGGCATTAGCTAGTTAaatgcgtcacccgtgacactaatacagtgatcagagaaaaaatctgtacactatacGAATGActctgtgacagggagtgaaagggttaactggggattGATCAAgggtaaaacctttattaggggatatatgggggggtaccctaaacctatctgggcctaccactaactgccctcaCGCTTATTagcgtcacaagtgacaccaatacagtgatcaaaaaaaatatgaacactgcagtTGGTGACATTGTGACAGggaatgaaagggttaactgggggggcgatcagggggtgaaatatgtgcctatgtgtactggtatTAGTGTAGTGATTGGTGTACTCATGGTGAGATGCTTCTCTCCCGCACGCTGGAACCAAAAGGGCTCCAGGACGGgagattgcatcacttcctgtccctgtgtttacattacacagggacaGGAGGATCTCTGATTCActagaactgatcagcaggtccagtccagaaatcattggcctggacctgatgagTGATTGGTTCTGAACCAAATCGGATCACCGCTGTGGCGACGATCCACGGGCACGAGTCACGTACAGGTGCGTGACTTTGCGTAGCCGGGcggccctgctgcagtatatgtacgtggggcagtccggaactggttaacccttctcatcagaagatgctcctattgaggtgttaacttccgtggagggcctggacatctctgtgagatggCTGCAGTTccatcttttttaaatttttgtattgcttttgctacagtattttgactgataagtaaagctttgctgatcttcttgtagccttcatctttcttgtgtaaagaaataatTTTCTTTCTTAAGTGTTGTGACATTTCTctgccatgtggtgccattgctgacagcaggaaatgggaaggggttttcctTGTAAAGTAACAACCTTttagaatcaactgtctgctggacacctgtttaataaaTAATTAGACACGACTGTAGTTGAATTcctgttaattaggattttgttgacTAAAATTTAGCTTTGTTCCTTAGACTTTCGTtgaggtgtattcatttttgcaacatggtcgtGAATTAATttgttagaaaaaatatttttgtgtgtgtatgtgcaaattaccgtatatactcgagtataagccgagtttttcagcacatttttttgtgctgaaaatgcccccctcggcttatactcgagtcctcctctgcagcctaatCCCCCGGCGCTGTGATATATTCAGTCTATTCGCATGCCATGCCTCTACCTCAGCCTCATGCCTCTTTCTCATGCCCCTTGATTGGCGTTGTGCCAGCGTTATCTCCTGgcgctgtgatacattcagtctaatcgccggccatgcagtgtaaccaagcaccgcctcctcctcatcctcgtccatgataggctgaacactgactcactgctgggaaactgagttaGTGTTCCAACACAGAGAAGGGCacggaggacgaggaggaggcggcgcttggttacactgcatggccgccgattagactgaatgtatcacagcgccgggggataagactgcagatggacacagcaTCAGGAGATAATGCCGGCACAACGCCGATCAAGGTACTTGAGACAGAGGCATGaggcatgaggcagaggcatgaggctgagaaagaggcagaggcatgagacTGAGAAAGAGACAtgaggctgagaaagaggcatgaggctgagacagaggcatgaggcagaggcatgagacaggaggcatgaggcagaggcatgaggctgagaaagaggcatgaggctgagacagaggcagaggcatgaggcatGAGACAGGaggcatgaggcagaggcatgagacAGGAGGCATGAGGCATGAGACAGGAGGCATGAGgctgaggcagaggcatgaggctgagaaagaggcatgaGGCTGAGACAGAGGCATGAGGCATTAGGCATgaggcagaggcagaggcatgagacTGAGAATGAGGCATGGGGCTGAGACAGAGGCATGAGGCAGAGGCACGaggcatgaggcagaggcatgacgaTGAGGCATGAGACAGAGGCATGagaatttttttgtggtaaaagtaggtgcctcggcttatattcaggtcggtttgtactcaagtatatatggtaacaaatcttggttgtaatcaatggcctgcatttgtctgagtattttgtagtatagtgtcccatagtaaaatgttgattctgaaaggaaagtaaaggttttctgggGTGTACTTATTTATGTTGAGCACtgtataaacagtatatatattgACAACTTGAGGGTTGTTTAACTCAATGGTAGTGCATAACCGTGACTCCAGTCCACTTCAGCGGCTCCTTTCAGGGCTTATTCTGACCACTTTTATTAAAAACAGCAAAGAAAAGTTCAACAAAAaacatcagttgcccacgcaggaGTTTCTACCATCATTGTAACgtgcacaataaaaatatttcaGCCTCATAGCTCACTCTCTTTGGTAATCCTGCTTCTCAGGCCTCATGCCTTGGTCCTCCTAACCATCAAGCACaaatgctggtagggtaattgttcctagtatgtgtatatatgaatgttagttagggaccttagattgtaaactccttgagggctgTATAAActaatggtgctatataagtacagtatctcacaaaagtgagtacacttctaagtgaaaatgtccaaattgggcccaattagccattttccatcgcCGGAGtcaagtgactcattagtgttacaaggtctcaggtgtgaattgggagcaggtgtgttaaatttggtgttatcgctctcactctcttatactggtcactggaagttcaacatggcacctcatggtaagaactctctgaggatctgaaaaaaaagaaggaagcctcttctaaagataatgcacaagaaagcccacaaacagtttgctgaagacaagcagactaaggacatggattactggaaccatgtcctgtggtctgatgagaccaagataaacgtatttggttcagatggtgtcaagcatgtgcggcagcaaccaggtgaggagtacaaagacaagtgtgtcttgcctacagtcaagcatggtggtgggagtgtcatggtctggagttgcatgagtgctgacggcactggggagctacagttcattaagggaaccatgaatgccaacatgtactgtgacatactgaagcagagcatgatcccctcccttcagagactgggctgcagggcagttatttaacatgataacgaccccaaacacacctccaagactaccactgccttgctaaagaagctgagtgtaaaggtgatggactggccaagcatgtctccagacctaaaccctattgagcatctgtggggcatcctcaaagggaaggtggaggagcgcaaggtctctaacatccaccagctccgtgatgtcatcatggaggagtggaagtggactccagtgacaacctatgaagctctggtgaactccatgcccaagagggttaaggctgtgctggaaaataatgatggccacacaaaatattgacactttgggcccaatttggacattttcacttaggggtgtactcacttttgttgtcagtggtttagacattattgacagaaaacttacactgttatacaagctgtacactcactacttactttacattgtagcaaagtgtcatttcttcagtgttgtcacatgatataacaaaatatttacaaaaatgtgaggggtgtactcacttttgtgagatactgtacccgtaataataaaattgtatatacagtactgtgcaaaagttttagacagttGTGAAGAAATTTTGTACAAAATACAAATCAAATCCAGTCCACATCGCTCAACCATGACCTATAAAGGAGAAGGGGAAACCGGTTCTCAGGCTTCAGTGTCTCCACACCCTCACTGCTGCAGCATGCAAAATAGTATAGCCAGCAATTCGGTATAATCCAAAATAGTTTAATTTTTATTAGCTTCATCGTCTGTACAGGATAAATACTTCAACGTGTTACAGCGGTCAAGCATAGCACGCCATTGATAATGTAATGTTGAgaactgtagacgcagtggtcagccaaaGCAACTTAATGCTGCAAATGCATCCTGCTTACTTCCCTTTAAAACtcaaagatgtccagcagtgctatcAGCAGAGAACTGGTGAAAACCGGTGGGACCcaagtacacccatctactgtccaaagaggtcttcatgaaagaattgtggccaaaaagccatacctttgACGTGAAAACAAGAGTAAACGACTCaattatgcatgaaaacataggaactaggatgcagaaaaatggcagcaggtgctctggaatgATCAgttaaaatgtgaaatatttggctgtagcaggaggtagTTTGTTTGCCGAagagctggagagcagtacaataatgagtatctgcagggaacagtgaagcatggtggaggattCTTGCagatttggggctgcatttctgcaaatgaaatTGGAGATTCATCCGTCGATGTAGCCCTCTGTCCATGCGCTCATTTGCGTGTGCCACGTCAGGTGGCAGCCCCGCCTTTGGCTTATCCGGGCTGAAACAGGCCGCGCTCATGTTGTTTTGGCATGGCCTTGGGTTTGTGCCATGCATGTGCATTGTGCATCAGGCGCAGTCTTGCCATTGACCGGGTCTGTACATGCGTATTTGGAGCTTTTGGAACGCCTACTGGATGTTGTTAAAAGAAGCGTCCCGACCCGTGCCTTGAGCCAGCTATACAAAAAAAGGATTGTTTGTCTTGGTCGGTGGTGGTTGTGGCAAGGAACTCCCATGCGGTCAGACATCTTCACACAAGGTATGATAGGCCTTCAGCTCTCTATCAGGAATATTTGGTATGTGGGATTTTTGTTATATTTGCTTTAATGCTTGTGTACTCTTTTCTGCCTGTCTAGGTCAGTTTGGCTTGGTACTTCCTTTAGGCCAACTGGCTTTTTATACCTGTGAGGGGGTTCCCCCTGAGTGATCGTACAATACAAACTTGGTGGGATCTACCTATCCTTGTTTGTGAGGCTTCTCAATTGGGGTATACCTTTTGTGGCTTTTCTCGTCAGTTAATTATGtggttttattgttatttctctctcttttttttcctagcCTTCTGACTTAATATACCATGGTGGATGCCTATGTTTAGCTCGTTCTGGCTGGCAGCAAGATATACCCACTCCCATCAACGTATCACATGCATATGCCTTTTGATAAGCTGTTGTGTAAGTGCCTAAGTAGTAAACTGGATATTTTTCTAATCCAGTTTAAATGGTTTTaacaaatatatattgttttttttcctttctttatagGCTTTTTCTATATTGTGTGGATCTAGTGAAGGCTTGCATAGACTATCAtccccagggccggattaacataggggctggtggagctgcagctccaggcccctccctcaatataggcccatggcagtggcttatgaatacctgtgtgccttcctgaaggaagaggagccctccgtgcacacatggaggagacaagtgttagtCAGTGCAGCTGAGCacaggatctgttccactcacacagatcctcagtgtctggtagctgtctgggggaggggcgctgatgttctaaccagcaggagcccgggaggaaggacatctcccatgctgttgttgaataaggtcagtacatttgttagggaggtgttttattgtgctaggggaagactgctgcttcccctcatgtaatgtgctctcttgtgcccagtgcccaccatgtcatgtgcattgcagtgcccccatgtaatgtgctgtgcccaccatgtcatgtgctgtgcattgcagtgcccccatgtaatgtgctgtgcccaccatgtcatgtgctgtgcattgcagtgcccccatgcaatgtgctgtgcccaccatgtcatgtcatgtgcattgcagtgcccccatgcaatgtgctgtgcccaccatgtcatgtcatgtgtacattgcagtgcccccgtgtaatgtgctgtgcccactatgtcatgtgctgtgcattacagtgccccccatgtaatgtgcccactatgtcatgtgctgtgcattgcagtgccctccatgtcatgtgctgtgcattgcagtgccccccatgtaatgtgctgtgccaactatgtcatgtgctgggcattgcagtgccccccatgtaatgtgctgtgcccagtatgtaatttgctgtgcattgcagtgctcactatgtaatgtgcagtgcccaccatgtaatgtgctgtacattgcagtgcccaccatgtaatgtgctgtacattgcagtgcccaccatgtcatgtgtacattgcagtgcccaccatgtaatgtgctgtgcccactatgtcatgtgctgtgcatgactattggataacagatgtctattaaacattacccaaccattatactcctattcccaataatgagaccacaccagcttctggagtataaaacaaaggccgtagcagcctactttattaacttaacataaaattatattatcaaaaatataaaacttccgtcatcaagaaaaacaaacatctgttatgcaacctggatcaaaaagaacgttggtctgagcaatagctttagcaaatccatctgatggccataacaactatagcactgcagccctaaaccaaaaatctccaataggcctcaagccgacaagctggctcagagactgccgtgactgcagtgccccatatcacttcccggctaaccgggaaccaaaaaacctccggacccatatcaacgttggatccccactcttactttttagccatcttccttcccttgcccagaccaacgcccgccaaagcatcccaatagtaataccttactcttgggtgctcctccacacccgaatagctcgctgtatACCGTCTTGTATGCCCAAAGCCCACAAATCCGTCCCCACCtcattaagatgtaccccatcTCGTCTTAAGTACCTCCATGTCTCGAATTCCAGTTCCATATGCCTGATTGCCAACCCTCCACAACTAACCACAAATTTACTCACTTCCTTATTAATCTTCTTCCTAGCTCTATTCACCccctccactgacctggccattctccaacacATGCGTGCAACCATGTCCGACCAAACAATGATCATTTTTGGAAATTCCTTCCCTAAGCGCCAGACGTCAAATTTAATGTCTCGCGTAATGTCTATCATTGAGCGAATACCAAgatcattgccgcccacatgtaTTACCAGCACATCCGGAGGGCCCTCCCTGTTTGCATAACGTTGTACCTCCTGAACCAACCTGCCCCACAACATCCCCGGTATACCAAACCATTTTAAGTACACTTCCCGTCTATCAAAACCTAACTGCCTACCCTCAGGTCGGgcgtctcccctccgagccccccaacacacataagaatggcccataatccagaccactcttggagctgcacctgaaattaaaagaaaacaaaccatGCTCAACATTGACCAGTTAACTACTGTCCCACCGGccataaaaccacaaaaacaacCTAACTCCTTACAATCTTACCGCTAGTTGAGGTCGCACATAAGATTGAAATCTGTTAgactcccaccgcccaatccgtttTATTGTTTCCACCTCCATACCCAATCTGGCCGCCTCTGTTGCGGCACCTATCCGGaatgaatgtgatgaaaattcCCGCTCCTCAAGTCCCAGCCCAAgcaaacattttctaaaaacagcAATAAACTGAAAACGCGATAACATATCTCCATTTGCATGTATCAATAAAGGGCCCTGACAATCCGGCCTCACTTTCAAAAATTCCCGTACTGCACCCACTGGGCACTGAGGGGATCCCAGGATGGAATAAACTCGCACCatcctgcctctcccctcctgatcTGTCTTCGACTTCCGTAGGAATATCGATACCCCGTCCTCCTCAAGTGTAACCTCTTTACAACCAACTCCTCCTTGCACTGTTTTTgaagggctaaccaactcccctatcctgaatgccccaaaaaatgctaatACAAAAGCTACCTTAAACAAGCTAACTTCGTAATCAGAcgaacagacccccctcaattgttCCACAATACCCCCCAGTATCTCGAAAGTTACTGGTCTCCTTGAATCGCGCTGAACCGCCGCCCTCCGATAACCTTTCAACGCCTGTCTCACCCAAAAGTCCTTGGTGAAgtcgggctgcccttgtagcttAAAAAGGAAAGCTAAACCAGCTAGCTGTATACTGAT
This portion of the Aquarana catesbeiana isolate 2022-GZ linkage group LG07, ASM4218655v1, whole genome shotgun sequence genome encodes:
- the LOC141102979 gene encoding uncharacterized protein, coding for MAGSAAAAVNVPGGPVSDAEEDAGRSEGEEMSGSEEETAQLHRRMGPGESRRSADGATPMQPVGQVQRVGAGSGATGGALSRLAVGDCTGVVEGWIKRSVSGATWAAYNRVWQEWMSFGRALREELVGQGVRSLLLYYLARKFNEGASVSVISIQLAGLAFLFKLQGQPDFTKDFWVRQALKGYRRAAVQRDSRRPVTFEILGGIVEQLRGVCSSDYEVSLFKVAFVLAFFGAFRIGELVSPSKTVQGGVGCKEVTLEEDGVSIFLRKSKTDQEGRGRMVRVYSILGSPQCPVGAVREFLKVRPDCQGPLLIHANGDMLSRFQFIAVFRKCLLGLGLEEREFSSHSFRIGAATEAARLGMEVETIKRIGRWESNRFQSYVRPQLAVRL